A genomic stretch from Komagataeibacter xylinus includes:
- a CDS encoding acyltransferase has protein sequence MLHLNEPAPTTSRWREILEKDFFPLNRRRDIDGLRGLAIALVVLFHAGWLQGGFIGVDIFVVISGYFMGRSALMQHPFQPLRFVCRRLYRLLPALVCMIGLVSAGMLWWVLQSDRADIAINGAYALVYLSNIWASGHVGYFQGQSIAYPFLHTWSLSLEMQFYTIIFLMALLLPLTRHRKLVLSGIFTVSLAYCAWSYVKGDTQAYYNIFDRLWQFSLGTMIWIFPRPRLSPVVANIVYTIALAVIVGAGLFYTLQFACPSYMTIFPCLAVATIIMLPETQVGRLCLVPISPLGVISYSVYLWHWPGIVVANYLFFFQVHGLMMAAVLAIVLVISVLSYVFVERTGLDYEDRVAVSVRNRGAALLVGACMTLAAILFYISYVSRVH, from the coding sequence ATGCTGCATCTGAATGAACCTGCCCCTACCACGAGCAGGTGGCGTGAAATACTTGAGAAAGATTTTTTCCCCCTCAACCGTCGGCGCGACATCGATGGGCTGCGTGGCCTTGCCATTGCCCTTGTGGTCCTGTTCCACGCAGGCTGGCTGCAGGGCGGCTTTATCGGTGTCGATATTTTTGTGGTGATCTCGGGCTATTTCATGGGGCGCTCGGCGCTCATGCAGCATCCGTTCCAGCCCCTGCGGTTTGTCTGCCGCAGGCTCTACCGTTTGCTGCCCGCGCTGGTCTGCATGATTGGCCTGGTCTCGGCTGGCATGCTATGGTGGGTCCTGCAAAGTGACCGGGCTGATATTGCCATCAACGGGGCCTATGCCCTGGTGTACCTGTCCAACATATGGGCGTCGGGGCATGTCGGGTATTTTCAGGGGCAGAGCATTGCCTACCCGTTCCTGCATACATGGTCGCTCTCGCTGGAAATGCAGTTCTATACCATCATCTTCCTGATGGCGCTGCTGCTGCCGCTGACCAGACACCGCAAGCTGGTGCTCTCGGGCATTTTTACCGTGTCACTGGCCTATTGTGCATGGAGCTACGTCAAGGGCGATACGCAGGCTTATTACAACATATTCGATCGCCTGTGGCAGTTTTCACTTGGCACCATGATCTGGATATTTCCCCGCCCACGCCTTTCCCCGGTTGTGGCAAATATTGTCTATACCATAGCGCTGGCGGTGATTGTGGGGGCAGGGCTGTTCTATACCCTTCAGTTTGCCTGCCCGTCCTACATGACCATCTTCCCCTGCCTTGCGGTGGCCACCATCATCATGCTGCCCGAAACACAGGTGGGCAGGCTGTGCCTTGTGCCCATTTCGCCGCTCGGGGTCATTTCGTATTCGGTCTATCTGTGGCACTGGCCGGGCATCGTGGTGGCGAATTACCTGTTCTTCTTCCAGGTACATGGGCTGATGATGGCTGCCGTTCTGGCCATCGTTCTTGTCATCAGCGTGCTGAGCTACGTATTCGTGGAGCGGACCGGGCTTGATTATGAGGACCGGGTTGCAGTGAGTGTCCGCAACCGTGGCGCCGCCCTGCTTGTTGGCGCGTGCATGACGCTGGCCGCAATCCTGTTCTATATCTCTTATGTGTCCCGTGTTCATTAA
- a CDS encoding cellulose biosynthesis protein BcsC, translating into MVSQPMRPARSTLKLICGMVAGVILSGEMAQAQADPALAIQNSPTATEGTTITVTPTQDQDAERAHMAHAAAVLELLLNQGYYWLGQHNLNKAHETIDRAISIEPNNTEALYLQGRLQMAQGNTAQASTTLARLERNGTAPGLVADLKAQIQAGPVDPKGLAEARALAAAGKMMPAMFKYKALFKNGDPPPDLALEYYRVLGATILGRQEAQTKLTAWVQRNPRDLDARLLLYRILTYRVTSRPEGMDGLRTLARSNAPAPIRDAAVAAWREALLWEPITGPTIPLYNEWLGQHPDDAEVTELLHKAQETQSAIDAATAHQEGYALLARHNLEGASERFHHALALNVHDADALGGLGLVAQARQQPVQAMQYFLQAIQADADAAPHWRAAIRALQSGAGGGGVDPLVVRILQAINDGHYDTARTDLAALGRRPGSRLTFLSLEGMLERRQGHDAQAERIYREILSQAPGNADALFNLGGILIQTGRGAEAQDIIARLKPLRPALAAHLQAADLSARADQMRDADERVALLRQAVAIEPTDPWIRLKLAHALDDAGGHFQAQSLMDDLTDAKSVTPDDLQAGIIYAMGQHDLTTAERLMARLPAGGRSAGMASIASQIELARHIQALNRAPRADNAALVALANQPDPTGDRGVQIAGALIDRHATREAQQVLAEEERLTQPPKAAQMLAYAGLYLRLHATFDTTRCLSTFDAMARDFPGYATADQLRIRNDIAIGLAIITADGFDRYGHTTQAYQVMAPVLRAHPESAEAHLAMGRIYQTRNMPQRALEEDQIALRLKPHNIYGLAAAARDAGGASNMNLARSYADRLAHEDPDGPMSWEVRSDIDRVAGNTRAQLADVEHARRAQRTLDGEAAYEGHESFLPDYRWPFIDSNYIDLQGATLPATYHYIPEDDGGEAMDRQIVYLRDSVSPQIDANSFVRSRTGVAGLGQLTEFAVPITGTLPFESWEHRLSFSVTPTLLFTGDALNNAYSAHQFGTYAINGALPGAYHHYYTQGVGLSLNYVNHWFSADVGSSPLGFPITNVVGGVEFAPRLTRNLGLRISGGRRMVTDSELSYAGMHDPGTNRVWGGVTRMFGHGALEWSAPGWNIYAGGGFAYLDGTHVQSNTEVEAGAGGTATVWQTHDRQWLRVGLDLMYFGYKRDSYFFTWGQGGYFSPQQYYGAMVPVEWSGHNQRWTWFLRGEAGFQHYHSNAAPYYPTSASLQQLAASNQPDEYSGSGASGLAGNVRGRLVYQFTHRLRVGMEGGYSRAGNWSETSGMLMTHYTFDGQ; encoded by the coding sequence ATGGTGTCTCAGCCCATGCGCCCGGCACGAAGCACGCTGAAGCTCATTTGCGGCATGGTGGCGGGGGTCATCCTGTCGGGCGAGATGGCTCAGGCGCAGGCGGATCCTGCCCTGGCCATCCAGAACAGCCCGACTGCCACTGAGGGCACAACCATCACGGTCACGCCCACGCAGGACCAGGATGCGGAACGCGCGCACATGGCGCATGCGGCAGCCGTGCTGGAACTGCTGCTCAACCAGGGTTATTACTGGCTGGGCCAGCATAATCTGAATAAAGCGCATGAAACGATAGACCGCGCGATTTCGATCGAACCCAATAATACTGAAGCGCTCTATCTGCAGGGTCGCCTGCAGATGGCGCAGGGCAACACTGCCCAGGCTTCGACCACACTGGCCCGGCTGGAACGCAATGGCACGGCACCGGGGCTGGTTGCCGACCTCAAGGCGCAGATACAGGCTGGCCCCGTAGACCCCAAAGGCCTGGCCGAGGCCCGCGCCCTTGCAGCGGCAGGCAAGATGATGCCGGCCATGTTCAAATACAAGGCGCTCTTCAAGAACGGCGACCCGCCACCCGATCTGGCGCTGGAATATTACCGCGTGCTGGGGGCCACCATTCTTGGCCGCCAGGAGGCCCAGACCAAGCTGACCGCCTGGGTGCAGCGCAACCCGCGCGATCTCGATGCCCGGCTGCTGCTGTACCGGATCCTGACCTACCGTGTCACGTCCCGGCCCGAAGGGATGGACGGCCTGCGCACACTCGCCCGCTCCAACGCGCCCGCACCAATCCGGGACGCGGCGGTTGCCGCATGGCGCGAGGCGCTGTTGTGGGAGCCGATCACCGGCCCCACCATTCCGCTCTATAATGAATGGCTCGGCCAGCACCCTGATGATGCGGAAGTGACCGAACTGCTGCACAAGGCGCAGGAAACACAGAGCGCCATCGATGCCGCGACCGCCCATCAGGAAGGCTATGCCCTGCTGGCCCGTCATAACCTGGAAGGGGCGTCAGAACGATTCCACCATGCCCTTGCACTCAATGTCCATGATGCCGATGCACTGGGCGGGCTGGGGCTGGTGGCGCAGGCCCGGCAGCAGCCTGTCCAGGCCATGCAGTATTTCCTGCAGGCGATACAGGCGGACGCGGACGCAGCCCCCCACTGGCGGGCAGCCATCAGGGCACTGCAGTCCGGCGCAGGCGGCGGAGGCGTGGACCCGCTTGTTGTGCGGATATTACAGGCCATCAATGACGGCCACTATGATACGGCACGCACGGACCTCGCGGCTCTGGGCCGCCGGCCAGGCAGCAGGCTGACTTTCCTGTCGCTCGAAGGCATGCTTGAGCGCAGGCAGGGGCATGATGCGCAAGCCGAGCGCATCTATCGTGAAATCCTGAGCCAGGCACCGGGCAATGCCGATGCGCTGTTCAATCTGGGCGGCATCCTGATCCAGACCGGGCGCGGGGCGGAAGCGCAGGATATCATTGCCCGCCTCAAACCGCTGCGCCCGGCGCTGGCGGCACACCTGCAGGCCGCCGATCTTTCTGCCCGCGCCGACCAGATGCGTGATGCGGATGAACGCGTTGCCCTGCTGCGCCAGGCCGTGGCCATTGAGCCCACGGACCCGTGGATACGCCTCAAGCTTGCCCACGCGCTTGATGATGCAGGCGGCCATTTTCAGGCGCAGAGCCTGATGGATGATCTGACAGACGCAAAATCCGTCACGCCAGATGACCTGCAGGCCGGGATCATCTACGCCATGGGCCAACATGACCTGACCACCGCCGAGCGCCTGATGGCGCGCCTGCCTGCAGGCGGGCGGAGTGCGGGCATGGCCAGCATTGCCAGCCAGATCGAGCTGGCCCGCCACATACAGGCGCTCAACCGCGCGCCGCGCGCGGATAATGCCGCCCTCGTGGCGCTGGCCAATCAGCCCGACCCCACGGGCGACCGGGGCGTGCAGATTGCTGGCGCCCTGATTGACCGGCATGCCACGCGTGAGGCGCAGCAGGTGCTCGCTGAAGAAGAGCGCCTGACCCAGCCGCCCAAGGCTGCGCAGATGTTGGCCTATGCCGGACTATACCTGCGCCTGCATGCCACGTTCGACACCACGCGCTGCCTCAGCACCTTTGATGCAATGGCACGCGACTTTCCGGGCTATGCCACTGCAGACCAATTACGGATAAGAAACGATATTGCCATAGGCCTTGCCATTATAACCGCCGATGGCTTTGACCGTTATGGCCATACCACGCAGGCCTATCAGGTGATGGCCCCCGTGCTGCGCGCCCACCCTGAATCAGCCGAGGCCCATCTGGCCATGGGCCGGATCTACCAGACACGCAACATGCCCCAGCGCGCGCTGGAGGAGGACCAGATTGCCCTGCGCCTCAAGCCGCACAATATCTATGGCCTCGCCGCCGCCGCGCGTGATGCGGGCGGCGCAAGCAATATGAATCTGGCGCGGAGTTATGCCGACCGGCTGGCGCATGAAGACCCCGATGGCCCGATGAGCTGGGAAGTGCGCTCCGATATCGATCGCGTGGCCGGTAACACGCGCGCGCAACTGGCCGATGTGGAACATGCCCGCCGCGCCCAGCGCACGCTTGATGGCGAAGCCGCGTATGAAGGCCATGAGAGCTTCCTGCCTGACTATCGCTGGCCGTTCATTGACAGCAATTATATCGACCTGCAGGGGGCAACACTGCCTGCAACCTATCATTACATCCCCGAGGATGACGGCGGTGAGGCGATGGACCGGCAGATTGTCTACCTGCGCGATTCCGTATCACCACAGATCGACGCCAACAGCTTCGTGCGCAGCCGCACGGGTGTTGCGGGGCTGGGGCAACTGACGGAATTCGCCGTGCCCATCACCGGCACGCTGCCGTTTGAATCATGGGAGCACCGGCTGTCCTTCTCGGTCACGCCCACGCTGCTGTTTACGGGCGATGCACTGAACAATGCCTATTCAGCCCACCAGTTCGGCACCTATGCCATCAATGGGGCCCTGCCGGGGGCATACCACCATTACTATACGCAGGGCGTGGGGCTGAGCCTGAACTACGTCAACCACTGGTTCTCGGCCGATGTGGGGTCTTCGCCGCTGGGCTTCCCCATCACCAACGTGGTGGGGGGCGTGGAATTCGCCCCGCGCCTGACCCGTAACCTTGGCCTGCGCATAAGCGGGGGTCGCCGCATGGTCACGGATAGCGAACTGTCCTACGCGGGCATGCATGACCCCGGCACGAACCGGGTGTGGGGCGGTGTGACGCGCATGTTCGGCCACGGCGCGCTGGAATGGTCCGCGCCGGGGTGGAACATCTATGCCGGTGGCGGCTTTGCCTATCTGGATGGCACGCATGTGCAGAGCAATACCGAGGTGGAGGCAGGTGCCGGCGGCACCGCCACTGTATGGCAGACCCACGACCGGCAGTGGTTGCGCGTGGGACTTGACCTCATGTATTTTGGTTACAAGCGTGACAGTTACTTCTTTACATGGGGGCAGGGCGGCTACTTCTCACCACAGCAGTATTATGGTGCGATGGTGCCGGTTGAATGGTCTGGGCACAATCAGCGATGGACATGGTTCCTGCGCGGGGAAGCAGGGTTCCAGCATTATCACAGCAATGCAGCACCTTATTACCCAACGAGTGCCAGCCTGCAGCAGCTTGCGGCCTCGAACCAGCCTGACGAGTATTCAGGCAGTGGGGCGAGCGGCCTTGCGGGCAATGTGCGCGGGCGCCTTGTCTATCAGTTTACCCATCGGTTGCGGGTGGGCATGGAAGGCGGCTACAGCCGGGCAGGCAACTGGTCGGAAACCAGTGGCATGTTGATGACGCATTACACATTTGATGGTCAGTAA